A region from the Aphis gossypii isolate Hap1 chromosome 1, ASM2018417v2, whole genome shotgun sequence genome encodes:
- the LOC114131540 gene encoding UNC93-like protein MFSD11 isoform X2, with protein sequence MDRRLMNISILGLGFMFVFTSFLTKTVLKSIEKEDPSFTGDGYTSLCIIYGVFALCNWLAPTIIGMIGSRKSIYLGSICYVAFLTPFLWPSNILLYTMSVLLGFGASIIWTGQGTYLTMNSDLSTISRNSGIFWAMSKISICIGNVFVILVLRDKTELNESTRMLVFTVLAVVCGFGTLILMILRPSVDAEDKENEVNFQKPNSMIPKKELKDSMRLLMTKDMLLLSTLFLFTGLHVSFYSGVYSSCIAFTKSMSTNTNQLLGYTGILVGVGEVTGGLLCSILGKKSPRSDSKFSGLSRSTVIIISFLINIVAYGLIFVNLPNDSPFGDSYTKSFIKPNQYLAVFCGFLLGLGDSGFTTQIYNIIGVKYSDNSSSATSLFMFMQAMSAAISFFYSNQFGIYAQLIILIIVMTIGTLSFLVVDKFISI encoded by the exons AAAACAGTATTGAAAAGTATCGAAAAAGAAGATCCCTCATTTACCGGCGACGGGTATACTAGTCTATGCATCATATATGGCGTGTTTGCTCTATGCAACTGGTTGGCACCGACAATAATTGGCATGATTGGTAGTCGAAAATCTATTTACTTGGGATCGATATGTTACGT AGCATTTTTGACGCCGTTCCTCTGGCCGTCCAACATTCTGCTGTATACCATGTCTGTGTTGCTAGGTTTCGGCGCATCAATTATTTGGACAGGGCAGGGCACTTACCTAACCATGAACTCGGACTTGTCGACCATATCTAGAAATTCAGGAATATTTTGGGCCATGTCGAAAATAag CATATGTATCGGAAATGTTTTTGTGATATTGGTGCTCCGTGACAAGACTGAGTTGAACGAATCCACTAGAATGTTAGTGTTCACTGTGTTGGCAGTTGTGTGTGGTTTTGGCACGCTGATACTGATGATCTTGCGTCCGTCCGTGGACGCCGAAGACAAGGAAAACGaagtaaattttcaaaaaccaaaCAGTATGATCCCCAAAAAAGAACTCAAAGATTCAATGAGGCTTTTGATGACCAAAGACATGCTTTTGCTGAGTACATTGTTCTTGTTTACCG GTTTGCACGTATCGTTCTATAGTGGTGTATACAGTTCGTGTATAGCGTTCACGAAGTCTATGAGCACTAATACCAATCAACTGTTAGGTTACACAGGAATACTGGTCGGAGTCGGTGAAGTCACAG GTGGTTTGTTATGCAGCATTTTAGGTAAAAAGTCTCCGAGATCCGATTCAAAGTTCAGTGGTCTAAGTCGTTCGACCGTGATAATTATCAGTTTTTTAATCAACATCGTAGCTTACGGCTTGATCTTTGTAAATCTACCAAATGATTCTCCGTTTGGCGATTCTTACACCAAATCGTTTATCAAACCTAa tCAATATTTGGCTGTATTTTGCGGTTTCCTCTTGGGTTTAGGAGACAGTGGTTTTACCacgcaaatatataatatcattggaGTAAAATACTCGGATAACAGTTCTTCCGCCACGTCATTGTTCATGTTTATGCAG GCAATGTCAGCAGCTATTAGTTTCTTTTACAGTAATCAGTTTGGAATCTATGCACAACTTATCATATTGATCATCGTAATGACCATTGGTACTTTATCGTTTCTCGTAGTGgacaaatttatttcaattt
- the LOC114131540 gene encoding UNC93-like protein MFSD11 isoform X1 — protein MDRRLMNISILGLGFMFVFTSFLTVSNIEKTVLKSIEKEDPSFTGDGYTSLCIIYGVFALCNWLAPTIIGMIGSRKSIYLGSICYVAFLTPFLWPSNILLYTMSVLLGFGASIIWTGQGTYLTMNSDLSTISRNSGIFWAMSKISICIGNVFVILVLRDKTELNESTRMLVFTVLAVVCGFGTLILMILRPSVDAEDKENEVNFQKPNSMIPKKELKDSMRLLMTKDMLLLSTLFLFTGLHVSFYSGVYSSCIAFTKSMSTNTNQLLGYTGILVGVGEVTGGLLCSILGKKSPRSDSKFSGLSRSTVIIISFLINIVAYGLIFVNLPNDSPFGDSYTKSFIKPNQYLAVFCGFLLGLGDSGFTTQIYNIIGVKYSDNSSSATSLFMFMQAMSAAISFFYSNQFGIYAQLIILIIVMTIGTLSFLVVDKFISI, from the exons AAAACAGTATTGAAAAGTATCGAAAAAGAAGATCCCTCATTTACCGGCGACGGGTATACTAGTCTATGCATCATATATGGCGTGTTTGCTCTATGCAACTGGTTGGCACCGACAATAATTGGCATGATTGGTAGTCGAAAATCTATTTACTTGGGATCGATATGTTACGT AGCATTTTTGACGCCGTTCCTCTGGCCGTCCAACATTCTGCTGTATACCATGTCTGTGTTGCTAGGTTTCGGCGCATCAATTATTTGGACAGGGCAGGGCACTTACCTAACCATGAACTCGGACTTGTCGACCATATCTAGAAATTCAGGAATATTTTGGGCCATGTCGAAAATAag CATATGTATCGGAAATGTTTTTGTGATATTGGTGCTCCGTGACAAGACTGAGTTGAACGAATCCACTAGAATGTTAGTGTTCACTGTGTTGGCAGTTGTGTGTGGTTTTGGCACGCTGATACTGATGATCTTGCGTCCGTCCGTGGACGCCGAAGACAAGGAAAACGaagtaaattttcaaaaaccaaaCAGTATGATCCCCAAAAAAGAACTCAAAGATTCAATGAGGCTTTTGATGACCAAAGACATGCTTTTGCTGAGTACATTGTTCTTGTTTACCG GTTTGCACGTATCGTTCTATAGTGGTGTATACAGTTCGTGTATAGCGTTCACGAAGTCTATGAGCACTAATACCAATCAACTGTTAGGTTACACAGGAATACTGGTCGGAGTCGGTGAAGTCACAG GTGGTTTGTTATGCAGCATTTTAGGTAAAAAGTCTCCGAGATCCGATTCAAAGTTCAGTGGTCTAAGTCGTTCGACCGTGATAATTATCAGTTTTTTAATCAACATCGTAGCTTACGGCTTGATCTTTGTAAATCTACCAAATGATTCTCCGTTTGGCGATTCTTACACCAAATCGTTTATCAAACCTAa tCAATATTTGGCTGTATTTTGCGGTTTCCTCTTGGGTTTAGGAGACAGTGGTTTTACCacgcaaatatataatatcattggaGTAAAATACTCGGATAACAGTTCTTCCGCCACGTCATTGTTCATGTTTATGCAG GCAATGTCAGCAGCTATTAGTTTCTTTTACAGTAATCAGTTTGGAATCTATGCACAACTTATCATATTGATCATCGTAATGACCATTGGTACTTTATCGTTTCTCGTAGTGgacaaatttatttcaattt